In Megalops cyprinoides isolate fMegCyp1 chromosome 16, fMegCyp1.pri, whole genome shotgun sequence, the genomic window TCAGAAGCAGGAAAGGTGGATGTAGTGCGAGCTAGGAGATGGGAGAGAAGGAAGTGATGGCACTTGGAGAGGGTGAGAAAGCTGTGTGTAACTAGATGAAATTCCTGCTCCAAGCGTATCCCTGCAAATACAGCTGCTCTCACAATAAACCTCCATCAATCTCTGCAATTTTCCCTCCTTATTTTCTACTCATTTTCTTCCACTGCTGAATTTCTCCCTGTTCTCCCTCCATCGTGCTGCTCTCTCTACCCTTCTCTTCCTGTATCAGAGCCTCTCTGCCTGGTTCTGTCTCCTACTCTCTCCCCTGAGTTCAGGCCCCAGTCCCAGCCAGGCCCAGTGGAACAAGACTGATGAATCAGACACAAAGCCCCGTCCACACCCTCCTCTAACCCTCCCTTTAGCATTACATCATCAACATTCAAAACCTACTACAGTCCAGCCTTAACAGATCAACCCACCACTGATTCAGCAcgtattcattttacatttaatacccaaaaacaatgcaatgttaAGAGGCccagaaaatataaatatgaggAACAGCAACTCTGAGTCATATCACTGTGGCTGATGGACATGTCATACCCGCCAGCAGAGACTGCGTAAGACCCGGCCGGCAGCGTTTGCTCTGTACCTTGACGCGTGGTCATCTTTCCTCGGGGCGCGGTGCCCCCACCTCCTGCGTCCTCGGCGGGGTCCAGCAGGTTGGATGTCGAGCTGCGCAGTCGGGGGTCGGAGGTGTGCAGGTGCAGCTCCTCCTCGTCCCGGATTAACGTCAGGTCCTGCATACTGAAGCTGCGCAGCTTCTCTGACAGCACGCCCTGCCCCTGAGGAGGACAGCACACCTCACATCCTGCGCAGTGCTGCGCAGACAGCACGCCTCACTTCCtgcgcagagctgcgcagaCAGCACGCCTCACATCCTGTGCAGTGCTGCGCAGACAGCAcgcctcacttcctgtgcagTGCTGCGCAGACAGCAcgcctcacttcctgtgcagaGCTGCGCAGACAACatgcctcacttcctgtgcagaGCTGCGCAGACAACATGCCTCACTTCCTGCGCAGACCTACTACTTGCGTAACCCTTCCTATAGaccgcattacattacattacattcaagtTCTTATCCATAGCAAAAGAATAACAGTGTTTCCATTCAACCCAGGTGCAGTCTGAAGGGgtaggtcttcagtctgcgtcaggAGATAGCCAGTGATTCCTCTGTCCTGATCCCCATGTGgaattcattccaccactgagggaccagtacagacatgGTGTTACAGGGATCGcgtctgagaggagcgaccccaTCGGGATGCGGCAGTCAattgccccatggttgcagacTGCAAACACAAGATGCCTCACAGGCTACAAAGCTGCATACACGCCTTATCTACAGACAGCATGCAGATCGCAGACAAAGGGAAggcacagcacacatgcagtggACCCATCAccggagacacagagaggaccCTGAAACACACGACCCACTGCTGACCCCAAGGCCACACCCCCCGCAGCGCAGAGACGCAGGTCACGCCCACCTTGGTGGCTGCGGTGACGGCGGCATTGGCGGCCAGGTTGAGGCCCCTCTTCCCGAAGCGCATCATGGTCTCATAGCTGCGGTCGCGGGCCTGAGCGATGTAGTCATCGATCTCCTGCAGGGAGGACACAGACAGAACGACGCACACGTCTGTACATTAcgttattacattactgtcatttagcagacgctcttatccagagcgaattacacaggttacagtttttacacgtcacccatctatacagctggatatctactgtggcaattctgggttaagtactttgcccaagggtacaacagcaataccCCAACggcaaccagcaacctttcagttctgggccctggtccttaccactatgctacactgctgcctccaGTACACAGGGGCCCCAGAGAAGGCAGCCCGACAGTAAGCCCAAGGACAAAGAGGACCACTGACCTTCTCCTTGTTGGACAGCGTGGGGTGCACAAACTTGCGGTAGAGCACACTGGAGCCCTTGGTGTAGGGGGACAGCAGCCAGATGACGAAGGCGATCTTCAGCTCAAAATAGAAAGGAAACCTAGGGACACAGTCACATTGCCAGTGAACTCGGTGGATGAAACCTCTGAGAGGAACATTCTATTACATTCAGAATGTCTGTATTATTACCATACGAAACAACGTCTTCTGTAACATCTGATCTTTAATATAGCGGCAAATTATTTTCccattaaatatcaaaataactGATTTAACTACCCAGTAAATTATTTTCccataaaatgtcaaaataaccTATTTATCTGTAGTTAGTGTTTCCCCAAAACACTTAATCAGCATGGCCTATCATAGGCACAGCTACATTGTACACGATCTGAAGAGTGCCATACCCATTACAGTAGGATAATTAGCAGTATTCCCCACTTATAACTGTCATCTTTGCATACCATTTACAAACTTCCAtcacatgagaaaaaaatttaaataaatcaacttTCTCCACCCATGTGAGATCACCAGTGTTGCTGCTACTATTGATATTCAAATGAGTGTTCTGTGCTCAGCAGAGAAATTTTTTGTGCTGCTTGTCAAGTTATCATCATTCTGAAAAGCAATTACCTgggaagaaaaatgtaaaaaatgcatattttcctgAACTACAGCTCTACATGCAGCAGAGTATGTTTAACTTTGCAATATTTCCACCTCATGAAGTGATGTACTCATTCTACATGTACTTTTCTTAGataactgaaatataaaaagggGTGTATAGTTTTTAGCCAGCTAGAAGgcttaaaataaaagcaaatgattTTTTGGTACAAGTTTCATTCAGTTAtctgtgttatttgttattgctgtttatgAAACTATAAACTTAAATTAACGTATAATTACGTGTAAACGTAAATTACGTGAACGAGAAGTGGCAGTGAAGTCACTGCAGTCCTTATTATACTACGGTTATtcttgtaaaacaaataaattcatattcTTACACATTCATATTTGTCTCTCATCTTTAAGTTTACTTTGTTTCACCTGATCCTCAGCATTGACTATGCCGTTTTCCAGTGCATTACGGAACCTGGAGAGATCTGTTCAGTCAGGAGCAGCTGACAAAGCACAAGGCTAAATGCTGCTCCGTTTGtctgttttcaaataaaatgaagatcTACTGATCCAATGAGGTCTGTCCTCTTCCCTTTCCAGTGAGTTTGTGACAGTCAGCCTTCAAATCAGTTGGCTTTCTAAACTTCGGACTGATTGCTTGCTGTTATTAGAACACTGtgcacaaagttttttttttttttttttttttaaactcttgtTTAGATCTATGTAGTAGTTAATATTTACAGGCCTTCATACTTGAGCTGCATTTGGATTCGGAATCACTGAATGTTGCAAGGGTTTTACGGTGCGTGGAGTCAGAAACGACCGTAACATGTACGCATGCATGCATTCCTTTAGCAGAGCATTTTCTGTTTAGTTATGCATCATATCACGAGGGGCAACGTGTTGTGGAATAACATTCCGCCGGCAACGGCACAGCAAATGCGCGATGATGTAACTTATGTCCCACGGTTAGGAAGGTCTGTGGGCACTGTGCAGGAGGAGACGGGCCGCTGAGGGACTGAGGGGAGGGGTTATGTGTGGAGGCGGGCAGACCGTCTCACAAAGGGGCAGCGACTCACCAGGAGAGCACGATGTCCGTGATCGTCTCCGCTGTGGTGAAGAACGCGAAAACTATCCAGTACATCATCCATTTCACCTGTGCAGAGATACACAACTACTGCTTCAGATCAAAAAGCAATGACTcttcaaacatgcacacgcacgtgcacacacacatgcgcgcagGAACAGAGCGGCTCTAATGctcccacagagacacagcgcacacacaacAGGGCCTTTAATCGCATAAACGCTCAAAGGCATCAACATACCAGCACATCCCGCAGGTCAGCACTACACCATTTCAAGGAAACAAGAAGATGGAGGAAACGGTCTCATGTTCCAATTACTAATTCTGTGGgcgaagtgtgtgtgtgtgtgtgtgtatatatctacAAATGCATTCCAACTACCCACACAGCAGTGGGGCAGAGCCTCAAAAGCAAGCTCTGGCAGCTTTTTGGACAGTTTTCCCACACTAAAATAGGAAGATTcctgtgctgtaacactgctgccAGGCTCAGGCTGCTTGACTGTCAGGTGGAGAGCACAGCGATGATGGGGCCTGCGGGGTAAATACACAGCCCCACCAATGGCAGAGTCTGATTGTGGAGGAGACATAAATAACAGCACTAAAGATGGCCTTCTTTCCCCCCCAATCACCCTGCAACTGAGCAACTGTTCCCTGACGGCAGGGTTTCCATGGTAACCAGCGGCCGGCAGCTCCTGAGAAAGCTGCCACACAATGAGGCGAGAGGTAAACAGACAGAGTTCTCGTCCAGGAGGACCCGAACTTACCCCAAACCCTACACCGCACAGAGCTCGCAGTCAGGGAACACAGCAACTTCATTACCATCACCTGAAACTGTTAGAGCTGCAAACAAGCACTTTTCAGCCACCGAGGGATCTTGGGAAGGCACGGTGGAGTTTGGGTACTCACATATTCCTTCACGTTCTTCGTCTTCACGGCCTTGTAGGAGGAGTAGGCCGGGTACAGGGTCCCAAAGGCCAGACTGCGGAGACATGACTGGTGTCAGTACCCTGAGCCATCCAGGGCCTATACGCTGGGCTCACAGGTACAGAGGGacaagtcaaaaaaaaaataaataaataaataaatccgtCCCTCCCACAAGCTGACAGAGCCCCCTCTTCCTAGAGCTATTTGCACCACTACATGGCTGCTGattagtggggaaaaaaagacatgtcaTGCTTGAGTTACTTCTCGTGCTGCCATTGTTTAGTTGTGTGAAATGTGGTGGTGAGTCCAATTTGTTCTGGCTATTTGAGTCTGTTACAGGAGGGGGGGCCTTACACCCCACCATGATATGCTTCTTTTGATTTTGCcttgttgtttatttcatttgatatttgcTGTTCACTGGCATAACTGAATCGGTCTTTGCTGGATTAGTTATTTATCGTTGCTTGCAGCCATCAGATCTGTGTTTGTAGAAGTGATCAAAAGCTTTTTCACAATTGTCATACAAAAGACTGGGCGAACTTTAGAGAGACAGAACACTAGAAAATTTTACATAAACCCAAGTATAAGCCCATGGCTGCTACTACAGCATAATAATGATAAGTGCTAAAGAAACAGTAATTTCAAAAGAACCAACTGTTGATGAAGACCTGTTTtgtcaaacaaaatgaagagtTAAGTTAGCATGATAAATAAACGTTTCAATATCCTAGCCCACAAAGTATGATACACACCCACTTAAAAGCTAACACTGTGCATCAGACAGCCAAACAACATCCTCTTCCCACGGCAGCATGGACAGAGATCAACGTGTCTGCCAGACAGCAACACTAAACACACTCAAAGACTTCCTTTGACTAGTTTAAATTCCAAGGGCACTGAGAGCGAAAAGTTAATTCCCGCAAACAGAGAGGCTTCAGCACCAACTGGTGCTCACATCCAGGCATGCTCACAAATCTTGATTTC contains:
- the reep2 gene encoding receptor expression-enhancing protein 2: MVSWIISRIVVLAFGTLYPAYSSYKAVKTKNVKEYVKWMMYWIVFAFFTTAETITDIVLSWFPFYFELKIAFVIWLLSPYTKGSSVLYRKFVHPTLSNKEKEIDDYIAQARDRSYETMMRFGKRGLNLAANAAVTAATKGQGVLSEKLRSFSMQDLTLIRDEEELHLHTSDPRLRSSTSNLLDPAEDAGGGGTAPRGKMTTRQARTTSTFPASDESHPSSRSDGDQSDARTEHSDEDATEKVPKRTASVKAKKPAAAKTETQTKTVKKQPKKKTTPAASATTETA